The proteins below are encoded in one region of Aeromonas veronii:
- the rluC gene encoding 23S rRNA pseudouridine(955/2504/2580) synthase RluC has translation MTQIHQQVQLLTIEAEHEGQRIDNFLKTQLKGVPKSLIYRILRKGEVRVNKKRIKPEYKLCAGDEVRVPPVRVAEKNELPSANLGSIQRLESQILFEDEAMIVLNKPSGMAVHGGSGLSFGVIEGLRALRPEARFLELVHRLDRDTSGVLLVAKKRSALRSLHEQLRVKTMRKQYLALVRGQWQPHVKVVNAPLRKNDLQSGERVVRVSADGKPSETRFRIARQFAEATLVECSPITGRTHQIRVHTQHAGHPIACDDKYGEAAFDESMRNQGLKRLFLHAWKLSFTHPVDDREMQVEAPLAPELETFLGKLAR, from the coding sequence ATGACACAGATACATCAACAAGTGCAGCTGCTCACCATCGAAGCTGAGCATGAAGGGCAGCGCATCGACAATTTTCTCAAGACTCAGCTAAAGGGCGTCCCCAAGAGCCTGATCTATCGCATCCTTCGCAAGGGCGAAGTGCGCGTCAACAAGAAACGCATCAAACCCGAATACAAGCTCTGTGCCGGCGACGAAGTACGGGTACCGCCCGTGCGCGTTGCCGAGAAGAACGAACTGCCCTCGGCCAACCTTGGCAGCATCCAGCGTCTGGAGAGCCAGATCCTGTTTGAAGACGAGGCCATGATCGTGCTGAACAAGCCCTCCGGCATGGCGGTACACGGCGGCAGTGGTCTCTCCTTCGGAGTGATCGAGGGGCTGCGGGCCCTGCGCCCGGAAGCCCGTTTCCTCGAGCTGGTGCATCGCCTCGATCGCGATACCTCCGGCGTGTTGCTGGTTGCCAAGAAGCGCAGCGCCCTGCGCAGTCTGCATGAGCAGCTGCGGGTCAAGACCATGCGCAAGCAATATCTGGCGCTGGTACGCGGCCAATGGCAGCCTCACGTCAAGGTGGTCAATGCGCCTCTGCGCAAGAATGATCTGCAATCCGGCGAACGGGTTGTGCGGGTCAGCGCCGATGGCAAGCCGTCCGAGACTCGTTTTCGCATCGCCCGCCAGTTTGCCGAGGCGACCCTGGTGGAGTGCAGCCCGATCACCGGCCGGACTCACCAGATCCGGGTCCATACCCAGCATGCCGGCCACCCCATCGCCTGTGATGACAAATACGGTGAGGCGGCATTTGATGAGAGCATGCGCAATCAAGGGCTGAAGCGGCTCTTCCTGCACGCCTGGAAGCTGAGCTTTACTCACCCGGTGGATGACAGGGAGATGCAGGTGGAAGCGCCGCTTGCCCCTGAACTTGAAACCTTCCTCGGCAAGCTGGCCCGCTGA
- the rpmF gene encoding 50S ribosomal protein L32, producing MAVQQNRKTRAKRGMRRSHDALTTAALTVDQTSGEIHRRHHVTADGFYRGKKVIA from the coding sequence ATGGCCGTACAACAGAACCGTAAAACCCGCGCCAAGCGTGGCATGCGTCGTTCCCACGATGCCCTGACCACCGCTGCACTGACTGTTGATCAGACCAGTGGCGAAATTCATCGTCGTCACCACGTGACTGCCGATGGTTTCTACCGCGGTAAAAAGGTAATCGCTTAA
- the plsX gene encoding phosphate acyltransferase PlsX, whose product MSTQTVALDIMGGDVGPSETVPAAVQALSLLPQLNLILVGDKHQTTPLLQQHGLLDHPRVRFVHASQVVGMGEKPIVALRTLKDSSMRVVLDLVKAGEADACVSAGNTGALMAMAKCVLKSLPGVDRPALIKALPTLGGGRTVMLDLGANVSCDADTLLQFAVMGSVVAEQVAGIPSPRVALLNVGEEEIKGNDLVRHSAELLRQCPALNFVGFIEGDRIFSGDCDVIVCDGFVGNVALKTAEGVVRMMAELAGYPRKKRSFLGRLAGFMFKRRFSYLNPDQYNGASLLGLRGIVVKSHGRAERRALCHAILLAAQEAKHQLPLQIADRLESVFSDRDL is encoded by the coding sequence TTGTCTACGCAAACTGTCGCGCTAGACATAATGGGGGGAGATGTTGGCCCCTCGGAAACAGTGCCTGCCGCCGTGCAGGCACTGTCTCTTCTGCCTCAGCTCAATCTCATTCTGGTCGGAGACAAACACCAGACCACCCCTCTCTTGCAGCAACATGGCTTGCTGGATCACCCTCGCGTTCGTTTCGTGCATGCCTCTCAAGTCGTCGGCATGGGCGAGAAACCCATTGTCGCATTGCGCACCCTGAAAGACTCCTCCATGCGGGTCGTGCTGGATCTGGTCAAGGCTGGCGAGGCGGATGCCTGCGTCAGTGCCGGCAATACCGGCGCCCTGATGGCCATGGCGAAATGCGTGCTCAAGTCCCTGCCCGGTGTCGACAGACCCGCGCTCATCAAGGCGCTGCCTACCTTGGGGGGCGGGCGCACCGTGATGCTGGATCTGGGGGCAAACGTGAGCTGCGATGCCGATACCCTGCTGCAATTTGCGGTGATGGGGTCCGTGGTCGCCGAGCAGGTGGCGGGGATCCCGTCTCCCCGGGTCGCACTGCTCAACGTGGGGGAGGAGGAGATCAAGGGCAACGACCTGGTACGTCACAGCGCCGAACTGCTGCGCCAGTGTCCCGCCCTCAATTTTGTCGGTTTCATCGAGGGGGACAGGATCTTCAGCGGTGACTGCGATGTGATCGTCTGCGACGGTTTCGTGGGCAACGTGGCGCTCAAGACCGCCGAAGGTGTGGTGCGGATGATGGCCGAACTGGCCGGATATCCCCGTAAAAAACGCAGTTTTCTTGGTCGACTCGCCGGATTTATGTTCAAACGGCGTTTTTCTTACCTGAACCCCGACCAGTATAATGGCGCGAGTCTGTTAGGATTGCGCGGCATTGTGGTAAAAAGCCATGGGCGTGCCGAGCGGCGCGCTCTGTGTCATGCGATCCTGCTGGCCGCACAAGAGGCCAAGCATCAGCTTCCATTGCAGATTGCAGATCGCCTTGAATCTGTCTTTTCCGACAGGGATTTATAA
- a CDS encoding Maf family protein, with product MAATLILASTSRYRKALLEKLGLPFQCAAPDVDETPHPQESAQALVARLAHAKASAIAAQHDHGLVIGSDQVCVCDGRILGKPGTVENAVAQLMAAQGKSVTFYTGLCVLDAASGRAEQWVEPFTVHFRTLGEAAIRRYVEAELPLDCAGSFKCEGMGIVLFKALEGRDPNALIGLPLIALIELLERHGLALP from the coding sequence ATGGCTGCCACTCTGATCCTTGCCTCCACATCCCGTTATCGCAAGGCCCTGCTGGAAAAACTCGGCCTGCCATTTCAGTGTGCGGCCCCTGACGTGGATGAAACTCCGCATCCCCAGGAGTCGGCCCAGGCACTGGTAGCAAGGCTGGCACATGCCAAGGCGAGCGCCATCGCAGCGCAGCATGATCACGGCCTGGTCATCGGTTCTGATCAGGTGTGTGTCTGCGATGGGCGCATTCTTGGCAAACCGGGCACGGTAGAAAACGCGGTGGCACAGCTGATGGCCGCCCAGGGTAAAAGCGTCACCTTCTATACGGGGCTGTGCGTACTGGATGCGGCGAGCGGCCGGGCTGAACAGTGGGTGGAACCTTTCACCGTGCACTTCAGAACCCTGGGTGAGGCGGCCATCCGCCGCTACGTAGAGGCGGAACTGCCGCTCGATTGCGCTGGCAGTTTCAAGTGTGAAGGCATGGGTATCGTGCTGTTCAAGGCCTTGGAGGGTCGCGATCCCAATGCACTGATCGGCCTCCCCCTCATCGCCCTGATCGAGCTGCTCGAGCGCCATGGGCTGGCCCTGCCATGA
- a CDS encoding inorganic phosphate transporter — MFEMFSGLGFWWSIGLVLAVFFVLAYEFINGFHDTANAVATVIYTKAMPAHMAVVASGLFNFAGVMLGGLGVAYAIVHLLPIDLLLGMDSTQGLIMVFSLLFSAIVWNLGTWFFGIPASSSHTLIGSILGVGGAYAWMTHQPLQEGINVGKAIDIMLSLIISPTVGFVIAALLLFAMKRVWLNSKIHKTPEERLLVDGKKHPPFWARVTLICSAMGVSFVHGSNDGQKGIGLVMLVLICMAPAYFALDMNSRSYDLDRTQDANQRIMEIYQRNQEQVSTLVDFNVPAHSQEELMTHCAAGEVLQAMATLDNRLGKVRTYEEMSLTDRREVRRLLLCIDDTARKVSKLPLPAKELTDLAKWRKDLTATAEYAPTWVIVSIALALGCGTMVGWRRIVYTVGEKIGSSGMTYSQGIAAQITAAASIGVASLTGMPVSTTHILSSAVAGTMVANKSGLQSQTIKTILLAWVLTLPLTMLLSGGLFIVSNHLFGG, encoded by the coding sequence ATGTTTGAAATGTTTAGTGGTTTGGGTTTTTGGTGGTCAATCGGTTTGGTATTGGCCGTTTTTTTTGTGCTGGCCTATGAGTTCATCAACGGCTTTCACGATACCGCCAACGCGGTAGCAACGGTCATCTATACCAAGGCGATGCCGGCCCATATGGCGGTAGTGGCCTCCGGTCTGTTCAACTTCGCCGGGGTCATGCTGGGTGGGCTCGGGGTTGCTTATGCCATCGTGCATCTGCTGCCCATCGATCTGCTGCTCGGGATGGATTCTACCCAGGGGTTGATCATGGTCTTCTCCCTGCTGTTTTCCGCCATCGTGTGGAACCTGGGTACCTGGTTCTTCGGGATCCCGGCCTCCAGCTCACACACCCTGATCGGCTCCATCCTGGGGGTAGGCGGCGCCTATGCCTGGATGACCCATCAGCCCCTGCAGGAAGGCATCAACGTCGGTAAAGCCATCGACATCATGCTCTCCCTCATCATTTCTCCGACCGTCGGTTTCGTTATCGCGGCCCTGCTGCTGTTTGCCATGAAACGCGTCTGGCTGAACAGCAAGATCCACAAGACCCCGGAAGAGCGTCTGCTGGTGGATGGCAAGAAACACCCGCCGTTCTGGGCCCGTGTCACCCTCATCTGCTCCGCCATGGGGGTGAGCTTCGTGCACGGCTCCAACGACGGTCAGAAGGGGATAGGTCTGGTTATGCTGGTGCTGATCTGCATGGCGCCCGCCTACTTTGCCTTGGACATGAACAGCCGCTCCTATGATCTGGACAGAACCCAGGATGCCAACCAGCGCATCATGGAGATCTACCAGCGCAATCAGGAGCAGGTCTCCACTCTGGTGGACTTCAACGTGCCTGCCCATTCCCAGGAAGAGCTGATGACCCACTGCGCCGCCGGTGAAGTGCTGCAGGCCATGGCGACCCTGGACAATCGTCTCGGCAAGGTCCGTACCTATGAAGAGATGAGCCTGACCGATCGCCGTGAAGTGCGTCGTCTGCTGCTCTGTATTGACGACACCGCCCGCAAGGTCTCCAAGCTGCCGCTGCCGGCCAAGGAGCTGACCGATCTGGCCAAATGGCGCAAGGATCTGACCGCGACCGCCGAATATGCACCGACCTGGGTCATCGTCTCCATAGCCCTGGCGCTGGGGTGTGGCACCATGGTGGGCTGGCGCCGTATCGTCTACACGGTAGGGGAGAAGATTGGCTCCTCCGGCATGACGTACAGCCAGGGCATCGCCGCCCAGATCACCGCCGCCGCTTCCATCGGAGTCGCCAGCCTGACCGGTATGCCGGTCTCCACCACCCATATCCTCTCCTCTGCGGTGGCGGGGACCATGGTGGCCAACAAATCCGGGCTGCAGAGCCAGACCATCAAGACCATCTTGCTGGCCTGGGTGCTGACCCTGCCGCTGACCATGCTGCTCTCCGGTGGCCTGTTCATCGTCAGCAACCATCTGTTTGGTGGCTGA
- the rne gene encoding ribonuclease E has protein sequence MKRMLINATQEEELRVALVDGQQLYDLDIESPGHEQKKANIYKGKITRVEPSLEAAFVDYGAERHGFLPLKEIARNYFPSGYSYQGRPNIKEVVREGQEVIVQIDKEERGTKGAALTTFISLAGSYLVLMPNNPRAGGISRRIEGDERTELKEALSGLTVPDGMGLIVRTAGVGKSPEELEWDLNVLLNHWDSIHKASQNRSAPVLIHQESNVIVRAIRDYLRRDVGEILIDNPVIFERAKSHIELVRPDFLNRVKLYKGDVALFNHFQIESQIESAFQREVRLPSGGSIVIDPTEALTSIDINSSRATKGGDIEETALQTNLEAADEIARQLRLRDLGGLIVIDFIDMTPVRHQREVENRLREAVHQDRARIQLGRISRFGLLEMSRQRLRPSLNESSSHICPRCQGQGVIRDNESLALSILRLIEEEAMKDNTEQVHAQVPVDVAAYLLNEKRASIASLEQRNEVRLYIIPNQHLETPHYEVTRIRQNEIPEVASYELKTEIAKPVYQPKQAQVIEREQPLLQGFVQAPQPAAPAAAAAPAPQAAAVAAEPGLFGKLFKAISGLFSSDAAPEVKAPAEKPVAREARKEEGHRHQRDETRSRGQRGRRDDNRGNRNEGGEKREGSANREGGENRNRRPRKEREPRQERESRGEARSEQRMEREPREAREPRQEREPRAPRPAREPRAPREPRAEVVEAVEAVEVNAAAVQAEPRQEKEQKVAERRERRQLRKQVRVDVAAADTPALPVDEPASDVVEAQTMAGEQEEQTDGQRRSRRTPRGQRIEGQRRKRINEEARGQRDDEPQAEVQLTAAAQADAAHVKVEEPAVPVITIPSAEAVAAALQASSALTEHVVAEAVAEEAAEAAAAPIVEQVAEPVVADVVAEVAPVAAEPVVAPATDVTVAEAAPAVEADAAEVVAAVVETAPAVVVEAAPVIEPQVAAIDVEPAVVEAADAEPVVAPEVADVAPAVTAPVTKPVNKGGVLARARKASAPMATPAAVPAQPARELVAYAPLERSEVTTSGRHAGSTAASNVATSPAGRP, from the coding sequence ATGAAAAGAATGCTAATCAACGCGACTCAGGAAGAGGAGTTGCGCGTAGCGCTGGTTGACGGACAACAGCTCTACGATTTGGATATTGAAAGTCCGGGGCACGAGCAGAAGAAAGCGAACATCTACAAGGGCAAAATCACCCGCGTAGAACCCAGTCTCGAAGCTGCTTTTGTCGATTATGGCGCCGAGCGCCACGGTTTCCTGCCGTTAAAGGAAATCGCCCGCAATTATTTCCCCTCCGGTTATTCCTATCAGGGTCGCCCCAACATCAAAGAAGTGGTCCGCGAAGGCCAGGAAGTGATCGTCCAGATCGATAAGGAAGAGCGTGGCACCAAGGGTGCAGCCCTCACCACCTTTATCAGTCTGGCGGGCAGCTACCTGGTGCTGATGCCGAACAACCCCCGTGCCGGCGGCATTTCCCGTCGCATCGAGGGTGACGAGCGGACCGAGTTGAAGGAAGCCCTGAGCGGCCTGACCGTGCCGGACGGCATGGGCCTCATCGTGCGTACCGCCGGTGTGGGCAAGTCCCCGGAAGAGCTGGAATGGGATCTGAACGTACTGCTCAACCACTGGGATTCCATCCACAAGGCCTCCCAGAACCGCTCCGCTCCGGTGCTTATCCATCAGGAAAGCAATGTGATCGTGCGGGCCATCCGTGACTACCTGCGTCGCGACGTCGGCGAGATCCTGATCGACAACCCTGTCATCTTCGAGCGCGCCAAGTCCCACATCGAGCTGGTTCGTCCCGATTTCCTCAATCGCGTGAAGCTGTACAAGGGTGATGTTGCCCTGTTCAACCACTTCCAGATCGAGAGCCAGATCGAGTCGGCCTTCCAGCGCGAAGTGCGCCTGCCCTCCGGCGGCAGCATCGTCATCGACCCGACCGAAGCGCTCACCTCCATCGATATCAACTCCTCCCGCGCCACCAAGGGCGGCGATATCGAAGAGACCGCACTGCAGACCAACCTGGAAGCGGCCGACGAGATTGCCCGTCAATTGCGTCTGCGCGACCTGGGTGGCCTCATCGTCATCGACTTCATCGACATGACCCCGGTTCGCCATCAGCGCGAAGTGGAAAACCGTCTGCGTGAAGCCGTGCACCAGGACCGTGCCCGCATCCAGCTTGGCCGGATTTCCCGTTTCGGTCTGCTGGAGATGTCCCGCCAGCGCCTGCGCCCCTCCCTCAACGAGTCCAGCAGTCATATCTGCCCCCGTTGCCAGGGCCAAGGGGTCATCCGTGACAACGAATCACTGGCCTTATCCATCCTGCGTCTCATCGAAGAAGAGGCCATGAAGGACAACACCGAGCAGGTTCACGCTCAGGTGCCGGTCGATGTCGCCGCCTATCTGCTCAACGAGAAGCGCGCCTCCATCGCCAGTCTGGAGCAACGCAATGAGGTACGCCTGTACATCATTCCGAACCAGCATCTGGAAACGCCGCACTACGAAGTGACCCGCATCCGTCAGAACGAAATTCCGGAAGTGGCCAGCTACGAGCTCAAGACCGAGATTGCCAAACCGGTTTACCAACCGAAGCAGGCTCAGGTCATTGAGCGCGAGCAACCCCTGCTGCAAGGTTTCGTGCAGGCACCCCAACCCGCCGCACCGGCTGCTGCCGCCGCGCCTGCTCCCCAGGCCGCTGCTGTCGCCGCCGAGCCGGGCCTGTTCGGCAAGCTGTTCAAGGCCATCTCTGGCTTGTTCAGTTCTGACGCGGCCCCTGAGGTGAAAGCCCCTGCCGAGAAGCCGGTGGCTCGTGAAGCGCGCAAGGAAGAGGGTCATCGTCATCAACGTGACGAGACCCGCAGCCGTGGTCAGCGTGGTCGTCGTGATGACAACCGTGGCAACCGCAACGAAGGCGGTGAGAAACGTGAAGGTTCGGCCAACCGCGAAGGCGGCGAGAACCGTAACCGTCGTCCGCGCAAAGAGCGTGAGCCGCGCCAGGAACGTGAAAGCCGTGGGGAAGCCCGCAGCGAACAGCGTATGGAACGCGAACCACGCGAGGCTCGTGAGCCCCGTCAGGAACGTGAGCCCCGCGCTCCGCGCCCTGCCCGTGAGCCGCGCGCACCTCGTGAACCCCGTGCCGAGGTGGTGGAAGCCGTCGAAGCCGTTGAGGTGAACGCTGCCGCAGTGCAAGCCGAACCCCGTCAGGAGAAAGAGCAGAAAGTGGCCGAGCGCCGCGAACGTCGCCAACTGCGCAAGCAGGTTCGGGTCGATGTCGCCGCCGCCGACACCCCTGCCCTGCCCGTTGACGAGCCTGCCTCTGATGTCGTGGAAGCCCAGACCATGGCCGGTGAGCAAGAGGAGCAGACCGATGGTCAGCGCCGTTCTCGCCGTACCCCGCGTGGCCAGCGTATCGAAGGTCAGCGTCGCAAGCGCATCAACGAAGAGGCCCGTGGCCAGCGCGATGATGAGCCTCAGGCCGAAGTTCAGCTGACCGCTGCCGCCCAGGCCGATGCCGCTCATGTGAAGGTGGAAGAACCGGCCGTGCCGGTGATCACCATCCCGAGCGCCGAAGCCGTGGCTGCTGCCCTGCAGGCCTCCTCTGCGCTGACCGAGCATGTGGTCGCCGAAGCGGTGGCAGAAGAAGCCGCTGAAGCCGCCGCCGCACCCATCGTTGAGCAGGTAGCTGAACCAGTGGTTGCTGACGTTGTGGCCGAGGTCGCCCCTGTCGCTGCCGAGCCGGTCGTAGCTCCCGCCACTGACGTGACTGTGGCCGAAGCAGCCCCTGCCGTTGAAGCTGATGCTGCCGAGGTGGTAGCTGCCGTGGTCGAGACTGCACCGGCTGTCGTCGTCGAAGCTGCGCCCGTGATTGAACCTCAGGTTGCTGCCATCGACGTCGAGCCCGCTGTCGTTGAAGCGGCCGATGCCGAACCGGTTGTTGCCCCTGAGGTTGCAGACGTCGCGCCGGCGGTCACAGCTCCTGTGACCAAGCCGGTCAACAAGGGCGGTGTCCTGGCCCGCGCTCGCAAGGCCTCTGCGCCGATGGCAACACCGGCCGCCGTGCCTGCCCAGCCTGCCCGCGAACTGGTTGCCTACGCACCGCTCGAGCGCAGTGAAGTGACCACCTCCGGTCGCCACGCCGGCAGCACCGCTGCCAGCAACGTGGCAACCAGCCCGGCCGGTCGCCCCTGA
- the yceD gene encoding 23S rRNA accumulation protein YceD — translation MQKVKLPVKVDPVRNALKLLDYVGIVEKSQMPRLEESTEGLRSDVDVTLQFGKDIQKLTVMKGTAHAKVDLVCQRCGETFEHLCEADFIYTPLFERTNEEELPEAYEPIELDENGEIDLHQILEDELILSLPQVAMHPLDVCPRGNMEMTWGDIEPADERPNPFAVLEELKRK, via the coding sequence ATGCAAAAGGTGAAGTTGCCCGTTAAGGTTGATCCAGTCCGTAATGCCTTGAAGCTACTCGACTATGTCGGGATAGTGGAAAAGTCGCAGATGCCCAGATTGGAAGAATCAACCGAAGGCTTGCGAAGTGATGTTGATGTCACACTGCAATTTGGTAAAGACATCCAGAAGTTGACCGTTATGAAAGGCACTGCCCATGCCAAGGTTGACCTGGTTTGCCAGCGTTGCGGAGAGACGTTCGAACACCTTTGTGAAGCTGATTTTATCTACACTCCGCTGTTCGAGAGAACAAACGAGGAAGAACTGCCGGAAGCTTATGAGCCCATTGAGTTGGACGAAAACGGCGAGATAGATCTTCATCAAATCCTGGAGGATGAACTTATCCTCTCGTTGCCTCAAGTGGCCATGCATCCTCTGGATGTCTGTCCGCGAGGGAACATGGAGATGACCTGGGGTGACATCGAACCTGCTGATGAGCGGCCAAATCCCTTTGCAGTTCTTGAAGAGCTCAAACGTAAGTGA
- a CDS encoding START domain-containing protein — MIKYGALVVILLSFASWGQAWLPQQGEGNVSLWTQPRPPGPYLALRLEMRVKAAPEALLAVLRDTARHREWLPKSREVRVLARAGEDDELVYTRLESPWPVQDRELITRSHVSRRADCGLVLKVWAEPDALRERPGLVRIRASSGRWEALPQGDGATLVRLETYTNPGNNLPGWIVNPIAIKAALESFQAIRRLMEAAPRRPVSLFTQKPTCMARP; from the coding sequence ATGATCAAATACGGAGCACTGGTGGTGATCTTGCTCTCCTTTGCCAGCTGGGGGCAGGCATGGTTGCCGCAGCAGGGGGAGGGGAATGTGAGCCTCTGGACCCAGCCTCGCCCGCCAGGCCCCTACCTGGCCTTGCGTCTGGAGATGCGGGTCAAGGCCGCCCCTGAGGCCCTGTTGGCGGTGCTGCGGGACACCGCCCGGCATCGGGAGTGGCTGCCCAAGAGTCGCGAGGTACGGGTACTGGCGCGAGCCGGCGAGGATGATGAACTGGTCTACACCCGGCTGGAATCCCCCTGGCCGGTGCAGGACAGGGAGCTCATCACCCGCTCCCATGTGTCGAGACGGGCGGATTGTGGCCTGGTGCTCAAGGTCTGGGCCGAACCCGATGCCCTGCGCGAGCGGCCGGGGCTGGTGCGGATCCGGGCCAGCAGCGGTCGCTGGGAGGCCCTGCCCCAAGGGGATGGTGCCACCCTGGTGCGACTCGAAACCTACACCAATCCGGGCAACAACCTGCCGGGCTGGATAGTCAATCCCATTGCCATCAAGGCGGCCCTCGAGAGTTTTCAAGCCATTCGCCGGTTGATGGAGGCGGCGCCCCGCCGTCCGGTCTCCCTGTTCACCCAAAAGCCGACGTGCATGGCCAGGCCCTGA
- the fabD gene encoding ACP S-malonyltransferase yields the protein MTRFAIAFPGQGSQSVGMLAELAEQHAVIKETFAEASQVLGYDLLALVMNGPAEDLNKTWRTQPALLTASVALWRLWQQQGGATPAVMAGHSLGEYSALVCSGALSFADAVKLVELRGLAMQEAVPEGTGAMAAIIGLDNDSIAANCEKAAQGQVVSPVNFNSPGQVVIAGHKEAVERANVLMKESGAKRALPLPVSVPSHCALMKPAAEKLAAALDGIEIKVPVIAVINNVDVSCEQDPAAIKQALVRQLFSPVRWTETVERMANDGVTLEVEMGPGKVLTGLAKRIDSRVEGVHATDAASFEQALAQAK from the coding sequence ATGACCCGATTTGCCATTGCCTTCCCGGGACAGGGCTCCCAGAGCGTCGGCATGCTGGCCGAACTGGCCGAGCAACATGCCGTGATTAAAGAGACCTTCGCCGAGGCGAGCCAGGTACTGGGTTACGATCTGCTGGCCTTGGTCATGAATGGCCCCGCCGAGGATCTGAACAAGACCTGGCGTACCCAGCCTGCGCTGCTGACCGCTTCCGTCGCCCTCTGGCGCCTGTGGCAGCAGCAGGGTGGGGCGACCCCCGCCGTGATGGCCGGGCACAGCCTGGGTGAGTATTCCGCCCTGGTGTGCAGCGGTGCCTTGAGCTTTGCCGATGCCGTCAAGCTGGTCGAGCTGCGTGGCCTCGCCATGCAGGAAGCCGTGCCGGAAGGTACCGGTGCCATGGCCGCCATTATCGGTCTGGACAACGACAGCATCGCCGCCAACTGCGAGAAGGCAGCCCAGGGCCAGGTGGTGTCGCCGGTCAACTTCAACTCCCCGGGCCAGGTGGTCATTGCCGGTCACAAGGAGGCGGTCGAGCGCGCCAACGTGCTGATGAAAGAGTCCGGCGCCAAGCGTGCCTTGCCGCTGCCGGTCTCGGTGCCGTCTCACTGCGCCCTGATGAAGCCGGCCGCCGAAAAACTGGCCGCCGCGCTGGATGGGATCGAGATCAAGGTTCCTGTCATCGCAGTCATCAATAATGTGGACGTATCCTGTGAGCAGGATCCGGCCGCCATTAAACAAGCCCTGGTGCGCCAGCTGTTCAGTCCGGTCCGTTGGACCGAGACCGTTGAGCGGATGGCAAACGACGGGGTCACCCTCGAAGTCGAGATGGGACCGGGCAAAGTACTGACTGGGCTCGCCAAGCGCATCGACTCGCGCGTGGAAGGTGTTCACGCCACCGATGCCGCCTCTTTCGAGCAGGCGCTGGCCCAAGCCAAGTAA
- a CDS encoding beta-ketoacyl-ACP synthase III has protein sequence MHSKILGTGSYLPSSVRTNADLEQMVETSDEWIVERTGIRERRIAGADETVATLSHQAALRALDAAGLTAADLDMIVLATTSAENAFPAAACELQGLLGVPGIPAFDVAAACAGFTYALAVADQFVKSGAARNVLVVGADVLSRMCDPKDRGTIIIFGDGAGAVVIGASETPGIISTHLHADGRYGDLLKLPQPHRGMPGAELEAYMYMKGNDVFKVAVTRLSEIVTETLAANGIDPSELDWLVPHQANFRIISATAKKLGMGLDKVVLTLDKHGNTSAASVPIAFDEGVRDGRIKPGQLVLLEAFGGGFAWGSALVRF, from the coding sequence ATGCATAGCAAAATTCTGGGTACTGGCAGTTACCTGCCGAGTTCAGTGCGTACCAATGCCGATCTTGAACAGATGGTGGAAACCAGTGACGAATGGATCGTGGAGCGTACCGGGATCCGTGAGCGCCGCATCGCCGGGGCCGACGAAACAGTCGCCACCCTGTCTCATCAAGCCGCTTTGCGGGCACTGGACGCGGCCGGCCTGACCGCCGCCGATCTGGACATGATAGTGCTGGCCACCACCAGCGCAGAAAATGCCTTCCCGGCCGCCGCCTGCGAATTGCAGGGGCTGCTCGGGGTGCCGGGGATCCCGGCCTTCGACGTGGCCGCCGCCTGTGCCGGTTTCACTTACGCCCTCGCCGTGGCGGATCAATTCGTCAAATCCGGCGCCGCCCGCAACGTCTTGGTGGTCGGCGCGGACGTCCTGTCCCGCATGTGCGATCCCAAGGATCGCGGCACCATCATCATCTTCGGTGACGGGGCAGGGGCCGTGGTGATCGGGGCGAGCGAGACCCCGGGGATCATCTCCACCCATCTGCACGCGGACGGCCGCTATGGGGATCTACTGAAGCTGCCGCAGCCTCACCGCGGCATGCCGGGGGCCGAGCTCGAAGCCTACATGTATATGAAGGGCAACGACGTGTTCAAGGTGGCGGTGACCCGCCTGAGCGAGATCGTGACCGAGACCCTGGCCGCCAACGGCATCGATCCCAGCGAGCTCGACTGGCTGGTGCCTCACCAGGCCAACTTCCGCATCATCAGCGCTACCGCCAAGAAGCTTGGCATGGGGCTGGATAAGGTCGTGCTGACTCTCGACAAGCACGGCAATACCTCTGCCGCCTCCGTGCCCATCGCCTTCGATGAAGGGGTGCGTGATGGCCGGATCAAGCCGGGCCAGCTAGTGTTGCTGGAAGCCTTTGGTGGTGGTTTCGCCTGGGGTTCGGCGCTGGTGCGCTTCTGA